From a region of the Gymnogyps californianus isolate 813 chromosome 22, ASM1813914v2, whole genome shotgun sequence genome:
- the CLSPN gene encoding claspin isoform X3, whose product MAAATAAPAEFPLEDLNSDLQKAPDSDSDSGQGSCETASPGHFSKGIASLDDRDSEEEIFVRKKAKSKKVLQDSESEDGEDGGFFVQNDSLGGDKENGEEEENVTAQRNKKSHRIRQGLLDSDDSDTGDRLQIENLETSRKSGLPENELEEERPLKSGKKYRKHKQHKHDFEEEAPKKAIGKSRRRKEKERRIESIKQLKKEKKPRAEVDGGERYPFNDSGCLLDDKELFDNGLEEENDSAPEDEESIESIRAAVKNKIKKYKNKERFSGGEGYKHVFDDENEEPVLKEPKRKERKAARLSKEAIKQLHSETQRLIRESSVSLPYHVPETKSIHDFFKRRPRLVCQGNAMALLKSTKYQLPLNEESADTKNLSTDCKDGRIEGDQSAANEPETSLGRDVDTTVNKPLADAGKNSTENCAEKPKQDSDDSHPVRTVTTDNNTEEQQHTNFLSTDCSEQKENEIPLAVGGDALEQRGETAPDLQSEKSNQQVGPGLVAQPEKGRKSKLDKLRELGIDLSIKPRICSGNESFINLDESDSNKELEALKARFLKHTLRTSKSKVERTINMNIIRKETTSEGKEELKADVVPAVLAAESLDETVHTKPGEKLQALKAKLQEAMKLRRTEERQKRQALFKLDNEDMLEEEEEEEEEEEMTDESEEEEEGNHENVEFLLGEAEEDNEDIEEKHTEDGDKETDKESIDGEKLEKSVHCDSVPKAPSTESTLMLFKDSSSKMGYSLPDEKLEMEEAADKGPTKLEDDDSFSLPTLAKENSHNSSFELIGSMIPSYQPCNKQMSRGGNFLSAAGGFRSPSPGFFKTSFISSASKSSGKTSEPSLPIEDSQDLYNASPEPKSLFPGAGESQFQFSLEDDTQSQLLDADGFLNVGQHRNKYQSSKHRLTLASMDENAMDANMDELLDLCSGQFSSQAEHVPNTSGNKKQNMDELLNLCSGKFVSQTGSPTWASSVSSKAEKDSDIEDPMAEALALCSGSFPTDREEEDEEEQEELGDFQLLTDDNAFDSEEDEKSGDSDAEEAEMSDEEEELLRHRQGLKKKLKLQDFMEDEAELSGSDVGSEDEYDGEDLNEYEEEIIDEELPNEVELENQVQKLHMKAMLDDDKRQLRLYQERYLIDGDLHSDGPGRMRRFRWKNIDYASQIDLFQRDSDNDDENEQFDETEAKWRKERFEREQWLREQKEKNKEQEEEEEGIGEDSQFMKLAKKVTAKSLQKKASPAVAVQDTPLLPRNPFETFRPASDIQIKNGSLLNRPKAVLQKLAAMSDLNPNAPRNSRNFVFHTLSPDKSEEAKEKSKLQVKKRGPTAVITSLAKRPRVDSTEETSQSRSIFQFLES is encoded by the exons ATGGCGGCAGCGACGGCGGCCCCCGCTGAG tTTCCGTTAGAAGATTTGAATTCAGACTTGCAGAAAGCCCCTGATAGTGACTCTGACAGCGGACAGGGCAGCTGTGAAACAGCCTCTCCAGGTCACTTCAGCAAGGGGATAGCGTCTCTTGATGACAGAG attcagaggaagagatttttgtacgtaaaaaagcaaaaagcaagaagGTGCTTCAGGACAGTGAGAGTGAAGATGGAGAGGATGGTGGCTTTTTTGTGCAGAACGATAGTCTGGGTGGAGAcaaggaaaatggagaggaagaagagaacgTTACTGCCCAGAGGAACAAGAAATCTCATCGCATTCGCCAAGGTCTGCTAGATAGCGATGACAGTGACACTGGTGACCGATTGCAGATTGAAAACCTTGAAACAAGCAGAAAGTCTGGCTTGCCTGAGAATGAGTTGGAAGAGGAGAGACCCCTAAAATCTGggaaaaagtacagaaaacatAAACAACATAAACATGATTTTGAAGAAGAGGCGCCAAAAAAAGCTATAGGAAAATcgagaagaagaaaggagaaggagagaagaattGAGTCCattaaacagctgaaaaaagaaaagaagcctaGAGCAGAG GTAGATGGTGGTGAGAGGTATCCTTTTAATGACAGTGGATGTCTTCTTGATGACAAAGAACTTTTTGATAATGGCTTAGAAGAGGAAAACGATTCCGCCCCAGAGGACGAAGAGTCGATAGAATCAATACGagcagcagtgaaaaacaaaataaaaaaatataag AACAAAGAACGGTTTTCTGGGGGTGAAGGCTACAAACATGTATTTGATGATGAGAACGAGGAACCTGTATTAAAAGAACCAAAGAGGAAG gAGCGGAAAGCAGCAAGGTTAAGTAAAGAAGCCATTAAACAACTACATAGTGAGACCCAACGACTTATTAGAG AATCGTCTGTGTCTCTCCCATATCATGTGCCTGAGACCAAAAGCATTCATGACTTCTTCAAGCGTAGACCTCGACTAGTATGTCAAGGAAATGCCATGGCATTGCTGAA GTCCACTAAATACCAGCTACCCCTAAATGAAGAATCTGCAGACACTAAGAACTTGAGCACGGATTGCAAAGATGGGCGAATAGAAGGTGATCAATCAGCAGCTAATGAACCAGAAACAAGCCTTGGCAGAGATGTTGATACTACTGTGAACAAGCCTCTTGCTGATGCAGGGAAGAACTCGACAGAAAACTGTGCTGAAAAGCCCAAGCAGGACAGTGATGATTCTCATCCAGTTAGGACTGTAACAACTGATAATAATACAGAAGAACAACAGCACACTAACTTCCTAAGCACTGATTGTAGTgaacaaaaagagaatgaaattcCTCTAGCAGTTGGAGGAGATGCCCTTGAGCAAAGAGGCGAAACAGCACCAGACTTACAAAGTGAAAAAAGCAATCAACAAGTGGGGCCTGGATTGGTGGCACAAcctgaaaaagggagaaagtcCAAGCTGGATAAACTTCGTGAACTGGGAATAGACCTGTCCATCAAGCCAAGAATCTGCTCTGGCAATGAATCCTTTATAAACCTTGATGAATCTGACTCAAATAAAG aatTAGAAGCCCTGAAAGCACGTTTCTTGAAGCACACTCTTCGAACGTCAAAATCCAAAGTTGAACGGACCATAAACATGAACATCATTCGTAAGGAGACTACAtctgaagggaaggaggaacTGAAAGCAGACGTGGTACCAGCAGTGCTAGCTGCAGAGAGCCTGGATGAAACGGTCCACACAAAGCCAG GTGAAAAGCTACAAGCGCTGAAGGCTAAGCTCCAGGAGGCCATGAAACTCCGCAGGACTGAGGAACGCCAAAAGCGGCAAGCATTGTTTAAACTGGATAATGAGGACATgttggaggaagaagaggaggaggaggaggaggaagagatgaCAGATGAgtctgaggaagaggaagaaggcaaTCATGAG AACGTGGAATTTCTGCTTGGCGAAGCAGAAGAAGATAATGAAGATATAGAAGAGAAACACACTGAAGATGGTGATAAAGAAACTGACAAAGAATCAATTGATGGAGAAAAGCTGGAGAAGTCTGTGCACTGTGATTCTGTTCCCAAAGCACCTTCAACAGAGTCTACATTGATGCTTTTTAAGGACAGCTCCTCAAAAATGGG ATACTCTCTTCCTGATGAGAAACTTGAAATGGAGGAAGCTGCAGACAAAGGACCTACCAAGTTAG aggatgATGATTCATTTTCTCTACCAACACTAGCAAAAGAGAATAGCCACAACAGCAGCTTTGAGTTGATTGGCTCCATGATTCCATCGTATCAGCCCTGTAACAAACAGATGTCACGTGGAGGGAACTTTTTATCTGCAGCAGGAGGTTTCAGGTCACCTTCCCCAGgttttttcaaaacaagcttTATCAGCTCTGCTTCCAAG AGCTCAGGAAAGACGTCTGAGCCCTCTCTTCCCATAGAAGATTCCCAGGACCTGTATAATGCCTCTCCTGAACCAAAGAGTTTATTTCCAGGGGCTGGGGAGTCACAGTTTCAATTTTCGCTGGAAGATGACACTCAGAGCCAGCTGCTTGATGCAGATGG GTTCTTGAATGTTGGACAACACAGGAATAAATACCAGTCCTCAAAGCATCGGCTGACTCTGGCTAGTATGGATGAGAATGCAATGGATGCCAATATGGATGAATTACTGGACTTGTGTTCTGGACAGTTTAGCAGTCAAGCTGAACACGTGCCAAATACCAGCggcaacaaaaagcaaaacatggaCGAATTGCTCAATCTTTGCTCAGGAAAATTCGTGTCTCAGA CAGGTTCTCCAACATGGGCATCTTCGGTGTCTTCCAAGGCAGAAAAAGACAGTGACATAGAAGATCCAATGGCAGAAGCTCTAGCGCTTTGTTCAGGTTCCTTTCCCACAGACAG agaagaggaagatgaggaggagcaAGAAGAACTTGgtgattttcagcttttaacaGATGACAATGCCTTTGATAGTGAAGAG GATGAAAAAAGTGGAGATAGTGAtgctgaagaagcagaaatgagCGATGAAGAAGAAGAACTGCTGAGACACAGACAGGGCTTGAAGAAAAAACT CAAACTGCAGGATTTCATGGAAGATGAGGCAGAGCTGTCAGGGAGTGATGTGGGAAGTGAGGATGAATATGATGGTGAAGACCTGAACGAATATGAAGAAGAGATTATTGATGAGGAACTCCCTAATGAAGTGGAATTAGAAAATCAAGTACAGAAATTACACAT GAAGGCAATGCTTGATGATGACAAGCGTCAGTTACGCTTGTACCAGGAGAGATATCTCATTGATGGTGACCTGCATAGTGATGGTCCTGGCAGAATGAGGAGATTCAGATGGAAAAACATAG aTTATGCTTCACAGATTGACTTGTTTCAGAGAGATTCAGATAATGATgatgaaaatgaacagtttgATGAGACAGAAGCGAAATGGAGGAAAGAGCGATTTGAACGAGAACAGTGGCTTCGTGAGCAG aaggaaaaaaataaagagcaggaggaggaggaggaaggaatcGGTGAAGACAGCCAATTCATGAAACTAGCAAAAAAAGTAACTGCTAAGTCCCTACAGAAGAAAG CAAGCCCAGCGGTAGCGGTACAAGACACACCACTATTACCCAGGAACCCGTTTGAAACATTCCGACCTGCCAGTGACATCCAG atAAAAAATGGGTCTCTCTTGAACAGACCTAAAGCTGTCCTTCAGAAACTAGCAGCAATGTCGGATCTTAATCCAAACGCACCTCGGAACTCAAGGAATTTTGTCTTTCATACGCTTTCCCCAGACAAGAGTgaagaggcaaaggagaaatCAAAACTTCAG GTGAAGAAAAGAGGTCCTACTGCAGTAATAACGTCTCTGGCCAAACGACCCAGGGTAGACAGCACAGAGGAAACAAGTCAAAGCCGAAGCATATTCCAGTTCTTGGAGagctga
- the CLSPN gene encoding claspin isoform X1, whose amino-acid sequence MAAATAAPAEFPLEDLNSDLQKAPDSDSDSGQGSCETASPGHFSKGIASLDDRDSEEEIFVRKKAKSKKVLQDSESEDGEDGGFFVQNDSLGGDKENGEEEENVTAQRNKKSHRIRQGLLDSDDSDTGDRLQIENLETSRKSGLPENELEEERPLKSGKKYRKHKQHKHDFEEEAPKKAIGKSRRRKEKERRIESIKQLKKEKKPRAEQVDGGERYPFNDSGCLLDDKELFDNGLEEENDSAPEDEESIESIRAAVKNKIKKYKNKERFSGGEGYKHVFDDENEEPVLKEPKRKERKAARLSKEAIKQLHSETQRLIRESSVSLPYHVPETKSIHDFFKRRPRLVCQGNAMALLKSTKYQLPLNEESADTKNLSTDCKDGRIEGDQSAANEPETSLGRDVDTTVNKPLADAGKNSTENCAEKPKQDSDDSHPVRTVTTDNNTEEQQHTNFLSTDCSEQKENEIPLAVGGDALEQRGETAPDLQSEKSNQQVGPGLVAQPEKGRKSKLDKLRELGIDLSIKPRICSGNESFINLDESDSNKELEALKARFLKHTLRTSKSKVERTINMNIIRKETTSEGKEELKADVVPAVLAAESLDETVHTKPGEKLQALKAKLQEAMKLRRTEERQKRQALFKLDNEDMLEEEEEEEEEEEMTDESEEEEEGNHENVEFLLGEAEEDNEDIEEKHTEDGDKETDKESIDGEKLEKSVHCDSVPKAPSTESTLMLFKDSSSKMGYSLPDEKLEMEEAADKGPTKLEDDDSFSLPTLAKENSHNSSFELIGSMIPSYQPCNKQMSRGGNFLSAAGGFRSPSPGFFKTSFISSASKSSGKTSEPSLPIEDSQDLYNASPEPKSLFPGAGESQFQFSLEDDTQSQLLDADGFLNVGQHRNKYQSSKHRLTLASMDENAMDANMDELLDLCSGQFSSQAEHVPNTSGNKKQNMDELLNLCSGKFVSQTGSPTWASSVSSKAEKDSDIEDPMAEALALCSGSFPTDREEEDEEEQEELGDFQLLTDDNAFDSEEDEKSGDSDAEEAEMSDEEEELLRHRQGLKKKLKLQDFMEDEAELSGSDVGSEDEYDGEDLNEYEEEIIDEELPNEVELENQVQKLHMKAMLDDDKRQLRLYQERYLIDGDLHSDGPGRMRRFRWKNIDYASQIDLFQRDSDNDDENEQFDETEAKWRKERFEREQWLREQKEKNKEQEEEEEGIGEDSQFMKLAKKVTAKSLQKKASPAVAVQDTPLLPRNPFETFRPASDIQIKNGSLLNRPKAVLQKLAAMSDLNPNAPRNSRNFVFHTLSPDKSEEAKEKSKLQVKKRGPTAVITSLAKRPRVDSTEETSQSRSIFQFLES is encoded by the exons ATGGCGGCAGCGACGGCGGCCCCCGCTGAG tTTCCGTTAGAAGATTTGAATTCAGACTTGCAGAAAGCCCCTGATAGTGACTCTGACAGCGGACAGGGCAGCTGTGAAACAGCCTCTCCAGGTCACTTCAGCAAGGGGATAGCGTCTCTTGATGACAGAG attcagaggaagagatttttgtacgtaaaaaagcaaaaagcaagaagGTGCTTCAGGACAGTGAGAGTGAAGATGGAGAGGATGGTGGCTTTTTTGTGCAGAACGATAGTCTGGGTGGAGAcaaggaaaatggagaggaagaagagaacgTTACTGCCCAGAGGAACAAGAAATCTCATCGCATTCGCCAAGGTCTGCTAGATAGCGATGACAGTGACACTGGTGACCGATTGCAGATTGAAAACCTTGAAACAAGCAGAAAGTCTGGCTTGCCTGAGAATGAGTTGGAAGAGGAGAGACCCCTAAAATCTGggaaaaagtacagaaaacatAAACAACATAAACATGATTTTGAAGAAGAGGCGCCAAAAAAAGCTATAGGAAAATcgagaagaagaaaggagaaggagagaagaattGAGTCCattaaacagctgaaaaaagaaaagaagcctaGAGCAGAG CAGGTAGATGGTGGTGAGAGGTATCCTTTTAATGACAGTGGATGTCTTCTTGATGACAAAGAACTTTTTGATAATGGCTTAGAAGAGGAAAACGATTCCGCCCCAGAGGACGAAGAGTCGATAGAATCAATACGagcagcagtgaaaaacaaaataaaaaaatataag AACAAAGAACGGTTTTCTGGGGGTGAAGGCTACAAACATGTATTTGATGATGAGAACGAGGAACCTGTATTAAAAGAACCAAAGAGGAAG gAGCGGAAAGCAGCAAGGTTAAGTAAAGAAGCCATTAAACAACTACATAGTGAGACCCAACGACTTATTAGAG AATCGTCTGTGTCTCTCCCATATCATGTGCCTGAGACCAAAAGCATTCATGACTTCTTCAAGCGTAGACCTCGACTAGTATGTCAAGGAAATGCCATGGCATTGCTGAA GTCCACTAAATACCAGCTACCCCTAAATGAAGAATCTGCAGACACTAAGAACTTGAGCACGGATTGCAAAGATGGGCGAATAGAAGGTGATCAATCAGCAGCTAATGAACCAGAAACAAGCCTTGGCAGAGATGTTGATACTACTGTGAACAAGCCTCTTGCTGATGCAGGGAAGAACTCGACAGAAAACTGTGCTGAAAAGCCCAAGCAGGACAGTGATGATTCTCATCCAGTTAGGACTGTAACAACTGATAATAATACAGAAGAACAACAGCACACTAACTTCCTAAGCACTGATTGTAGTgaacaaaaagagaatgaaattcCTCTAGCAGTTGGAGGAGATGCCCTTGAGCAAAGAGGCGAAACAGCACCAGACTTACAAAGTGAAAAAAGCAATCAACAAGTGGGGCCTGGATTGGTGGCACAAcctgaaaaagggagaaagtcCAAGCTGGATAAACTTCGTGAACTGGGAATAGACCTGTCCATCAAGCCAAGAATCTGCTCTGGCAATGAATCCTTTATAAACCTTGATGAATCTGACTCAAATAAAG aatTAGAAGCCCTGAAAGCACGTTTCTTGAAGCACACTCTTCGAACGTCAAAATCCAAAGTTGAACGGACCATAAACATGAACATCATTCGTAAGGAGACTACAtctgaagggaaggaggaacTGAAAGCAGACGTGGTACCAGCAGTGCTAGCTGCAGAGAGCCTGGATGAAACGGTCCACACAAAGCCAG GTGAAAAGCTACAAGCGCTGAAGGCTAAGCTCCAGGAGGCCATGAAACTCCGCAGGACTGAGGAACGCCAAAAGCGGCAAGCATTGTTTAAACTGGATAATGAGGACATgttggaggaagaagaggaggaggaggaggaggaagagatgaCAGATGAgtctgaggaagaggaagaaggcaaTCATGAG AACGTGGAATTTCTGCTTGGCGAAGCAGAAGAAGATAATGAAGATATAGAAGAGAAACACACTGAAGATGGTGATAAAGAAACTGACAAAGAATCAATTGATGGAGAAAAGCTGGAGAAGTCTGTGCACTGTGATTCTGTTCCCAAAGCACCTTCAACAGAGTCTACATTGATGCTTTTTAAGGACAGCTCCTCAAAAATGGG ATACTCTCTTCCTGATGAGAAACTTGAAATGGAGGAAGCTGCAGACAAAGGACCTACCAAGTTAG aggatgATGATTCATTTTCTCTACCAACACTAGCAAAAGAGAATAGCCACAACAGCAGCTTTGAGTTGATTGGCTCCATGATTCCATCGTATCAGCCCTGTAACAAACAGATGTCACGTGGAGGGAACTTTTTATCTGCAGCAGGAGGTTTCAGGTCACCTTCCCCAGgttttttcaaaacaagcttTATCAGCTCTGCTTCCAAG AGCTCAGGAAAGACGTCTGAGCCCTCTCTTCCCATAGAAGATTCCCAGGACCTGTATAATGCCTCTCCTGAACCAAAGAGTTTATTTCCAGGGGCTGGGGAGTCACAGTTTCAATTTTCGCTGGAAGATGACACTCAGAGCCAGCTGCTTGATGCAGATGG GTTCTTGAATGTTGGACAACACAGGAATAAATACCAGTCCTCAAAGCATCGGCTGACTCTGGCTAGTATGGATGAGAATGCAATGGATGCCAATATGGATGAATTACTGGACTTGTGTTCTGGACAGTTTAGCAGTCAAGCTGAACACGTGCCAAATACCAGCggcaacaaaaagcaaaacatggaCGAATTGCTCAATCTTTGCTCAGGAAAATTCGTGTCTCAGA CAGGTTCTCCAACATGGGCATCTTCGGTGTCTTCCAAGGCAGAAAAAGACAGTGACATAGAAGATCCAATGGCAGAAGCTCTAGCGCTTTGTTCAGGTTCCTTTCCCACAGACAG agaagaggaagatgaggaggagcaAGAAGAACTTGgtgattttcagcttttaacaGATGACAATGCCTTTGATAGTGAAGAG GATGAAAAAAGTGGAGATAGTGAtgctgaagaagcagaaatgagCGATGAAGAAGAAGAACTGCTGAGACACAGACAGGGCTTGAAGAAAAAACT CAAACTGCAGGATTTCATGGAAGATGAGGCAGAGCTGTCAGGGAGTGATGTGGGAAGTGAGGATGAATATGATGGTGAAGACCTGAACGAATATGAAGAAGAGATTATTGATGAGGAACTCCCTAATGAAGTGGAATTAGAAAATCAAGTACAGAAATTACACAT GAAGGCAATGCTTGATGATGACAAGCGTCAGTTACGCTTGTACCAGGAGAGATATCTCATTGATGGTGACCTGCATAGTGATGGTCCTGGCAGAATGAGGAGATTCAGATGGAAAAACATAG aTTATGCTTCACAGATTGACTTGTTTCAGAGAGATTCAGATAATGATgatgaaaatgaacagtttgATGAGACAGAAGCGAAATGGAGGAAAGAGCGATTTGAACGAGAACAGTGGCTTCGTGAGCAG aaggaaaaaaataaagagcaggaggaggaggaggaaggaatcGGTGAAGACAGCCAATTCATGAAACTAGCAAAAAAAGTAACTGCTAAGTCCCTACAGAAGAAAG CAAGCCCAGCGGTAGCGGTACAAGACACACCACTATTACCCAGGAACCCGTTTGAAACATTCCGACCTGCCAGTGACATCCAG atAAAAAATGGGTCTCTCTTGAACAGACCTAAAGCTGTCCTTCAGAAACTAGCAGCAATGTCGGATCTTAATCCAAACGCACCTCGGAACTCAAGGAATTTTGTCTTTCATACGCTTTCCCCAGACAAGAGTgaagaggcaaaggagaaatCAAAACTTCAG GTGAAGAAAAGAGGTCCTACTGCAGTAATAACGTCTCTGGCCAAACGACCCAGGGTAGACAGCACAGAGGAAACAAGTCAAAGCCGAAGCATATTCCAGTTCTTGGAGagctga